From Candidatus Manganitrophus morganii, the proteins below share one genomic window:
- a CDS encoding site-2 protease family protein yields the protein MFGKRMTLFKLFGFAVHVDLSWIVIAVLVTWSLAAGLFPFQFPGLSTGTYWLMGIAGSLGLFGSIIFHEMSHSLVARRFGIPMKGITLFIFGGVAEMDDEPPSPKAEFSMAIAGPLSSFFLAAVFYGLYIVGMQGGWPMTFNGVIGYLGVINAILAVFNLVPAFPLDGGRVFRSILWGWRNDIRWATRISSAFGSAFGLFLIFVGVLNALRGNFIGGVWQFLIGMFLREAARMSYQQLLARQALEGEPVRRFMKSDPVTVSPATSLAQLVDDYVYRHQYKMFPVVQNGALVGCIDLDQVKEIPRNEWAYRTVGEVAKTCAVENTISPDADAVKALSKMSRMGRSRLLVVEDGRLAGILSLKDLLHFLSLKIELENGEQPGRRPEIPEKEQERRKAA from the coding sequence ATGTTCGGTAAAAGAATGACTCTCTTTAAACTCTTCGGTTTTGCGGTCCATGTCGATCTCAGCTGGATCGTGATCGCCGTGTTGGTCACCTGGTCGCTGGCGGCCGGTCTCTTTCCGTTTCAGTTTCCGGGTCTCTCGACGGGGACTTATTGGTTGATGGGGATCGCCGGATCGCTGGGGCTCTTCGGGTCGATTATATTTCATGAGATGAGCCACTCTCTCGTCGCCCGCCGGTTCGGGATTCCGATGAAGGGGATCACCCTCTTTATCTTCGGCGGCGTGGCGGAGATGGACGATGAGCCGCCGAGTCCGAAGGCGGAGTTCTCGATGGCGATCGCCGGGCCCCTCTCCAGCTTCTTCCTGGCGGCCGTATTTTACGGCCTCTATATCGTGGGGATGCAGGGAGGATGGCCGATGACCTTCAACGGGGTGATCGGCTACCTCGGTGTCATCAACGCCATCCTGGCGGTGTTCAATCTGGTTCCGGCTTTTCCCCTCGACGGAGGACGGGTCTTCCGATCGATCTTGTGGGGATGGCGAAACGACATCCGATGGGCGACGCGGATCTCTTCTGCGTTCGGCTCCGCCTTTGGGCTCTTTCTAATCTTTGTCGGCGTTCTCAACGCACTTCGGGGGAATTTTATCGGGGGGGTCTGGCAGTTCCTGATCGGAATGTTCCTGCGGGAGGCGGCCCGGATGTCGTATCAACAGCTCCTCGCGCGCCAGGCGCTTGAAGGAGAGCCGGTCCGCCGCTTCATGAAGAGCGATCCGGTGACGGTTTCCCCCGCCACGTCGCTGGCGCAGCTGGTCGACGATTACGTCTACCGCCATCAATACAAAATGTTTCCGGTGGTCCAGAACGGCGCGCTGGTCGGCTGCATCGATCTCGATCAGGTGAAGGAGATTCCCCGGAATGAATGGGCCTATCGGACGGTCGGCGAGGTGGCGAAGACGTGTGCCGTCGAAAACACGATCTCTCCCGATGCCGATGCCGTAAAGGCCCTCTCGAAGATGAGCCGGATGGGCCGCAGCCGGCTGCTGGTGGTGGAAGACGGCCGGCTGGCCGGCATCCTTTCGTTGAAAGATCTCCTCCATTTCCTCTCGCTCAAGATCGAGCTGGAAAACGGCGAGCAACCGGGGCGCCGACCTGAGATTCCGGAGAAAGAGCAAGAGCGGAGAAAGGCGGCGTGA